The nucleotide sequence CTGCTTTTGGGACAAGATCTGATGTGTTTTTCATCACTTCGGTCATGTTTGATAAATCCATTCTGCGTTTTGATATTGAACAGATCTTCAATGATGCAATTGAAGCTTTACGGGTTTCCTATAAGAAGATGAACCCTTTCTGTGTACCTTTCGCAACCACAAATATGGGTTCTGCCATGCTGGCAATGGATCTGGTGagattataatatatatatatatatatatatatatatatatatatatatatgcatatatatgtatgtatgcatgcatatgtatatatatatgtatctataTGTATCTATGTATATCTCTATGTATCTATGTGTATCTATATGTATCTATGTATCTATATGtatctatatgtatatatgtgtgtgtatatatatatatgtatgtatctatgtatatatatatatgtatatgtatatatatgtatatatgtgtgtgtatatatacatatttgatGCATACTCTTACAGTTTGTGATGACCGCTGAGATTTTGTACTTGTCCATTTAACTGATATTTACTCTTACACTTGCAGGGTTGGATGGGCCCAAATTATTCAATTTCTACTGCTTGTGCTACAAGCAACTTCTGTATTTTGAATTCGGCTAATCATATCATTAGAGGTGAAGCAGTAAGTATTCTGCTAATCATATTAAGTGGTAGAGTTTAGATGCAAAATATTTTCCTACAACGTGAAGTAATTTAGTGGTAGTTTAGATGCAAAATTGAAAGTAATGGTATGCTGATGAACGATCTTTGAGTGTATTATAATAACTGAGTTACAATTTTCTTTGAACTATTATGCAGGACCTTATGCTTTGTGGTGGTTCAGATTCAGTGATGATACCTATTGGTATTGCTCCCATTCTTTGCATATTTGATTTCTTAGTTTACTCAGAGTTGCAcgtataataatataataatctTATTCTTATGCTATCACTGCAGGATTGGGAGGCTTTGTGGCATGCAGAGCACTGTCACAAAGAAACAATGATCCGACCAAAGCATCACGCCCTTGGGATAGTGTAATGTGGCCAATAATAATGCTTGAttcatttattcttttatttccaCTGTTATTGGTTAGGTTATatgatgaaaattttgtgaATATTGTGATGAACAAGAATGGTAAAAATCATCGAAAGGCATGTCATATATTGGATGTCACAACGTAAATTTGTGTTGGAATCTAGTCAGCTCTTTTGAAATGATGTGTCGTAATTTATAACTAAACCTAGTCATATCTATTGAGCTTGAGCTTTGAGTTTCTTAATTGTAGAAACGTTAAACAAGTGCAAAGTTACTGCATTGCGAAAGAAAGTTTGAAACTGTAATAATTGTTTCTTACTTACATGTAGACTTACCTAGTTGTTGTTTTTAACGAAATCTTGTTTTTGGTTATTGGACAGAATCGTGATGGCTTTGTTATGGGGGAAGGAGCTGGCGCTTTGCTTCTAGAAGAGTTAGAACATGCTAAGGTATTTTCTAAATCTTGGCAATGGCACTTGGGTGTCTGTCTGGAtatccttttttcttctttctgtgtAGGATCACATCATCTGTAACTGTAAGGTTGTAGGTGCAAAGTCTGTAGGGACATTCTGTATCCTGTGGTTCCCTCAAGTTAATCCGTATCATGCTTTCTGTTACGTTTCTTGAACTTGCTGCTACCCCTATAGTCTCACAAACACATTTTCTAATCATTCATTTCTATCTTACAGAAAAGAGGATTTAATtcatcgatttttttttttattacagaAAAGAGGTGCAACTATTTATGCAGAATTCCTTGGTGGAAGCTTCACATGTGATGCTTACCACATGACCGAGCCACACCCTGATGGTAATATGCGTTATCTTTGGAAATCTCACTCCTACGCTTCTCACATTCTTTTGTTGAGCTGTGGAACCAAGAAGTTTTTGGCAACCTGTTTCTGTTGATCTAGTAGAGGTTCATTATGAAAGAACATTATGTGGAAATATTTGTATGACTAATGTCGTTATAGCATGTTTTTTGTGTGAATAATTTTATTCGCCTTGCACTTTGTTTCAATGAATTACATCAAGTTCTggaatttgaattattttattaatgtcCTTGGAAACAGGGGCTGGGGTTATTCTCTGCATTGAAAAGGCTTTAGAACAGTCTGGAGTGCCTAGGGAAGATGTTAATTACATTAATGCACATGCTACATCCACACTGGCCGGAGATCTCAAGGAGTATAATGCTCTCATTCATTGTTTTGGCCAGAATCCTGAGGTAACAACAATCCATAGGATGCGTTACCTGTTTTCTTAATTCCTGTATTTCTATGTTCGATGAGATCTTTACGTTTCACAGTTGAGAGTGAACTCTACAAAATCCATGATTGGTCACCTACTGGGAGCATCTGGTGCTGTAGAAGCTGTTGCAGCAGTACAGGTAACTTACGTGATGTTTTTGACTTGGAAAAACCGTACTATTTTTAGACCAGATATGTAAGACCAAATACAATTCTTGTTTGTTTAGCTTGAAGTGTATTTCTTGacatgttttcttctttttgggtaGGCGATAAGAACTGGGTGGATACATCCAAATATTAATCTGGAAAACCCAGATGAGGGCATGGTACGTTGTCTTCCGTTCCCTTGTAACCCTTTTCTGGTATATAATGTCCAATGAAAGTGTATTTGGAATCATCTAACTCTGTCAGCACGTGAATGCAGGATACAAAACTACTAGTGGGTCCAAAGAAAGAGAGACTGGACGTTAAGGTGGCATTGTCTAACTCATTTGGGTTCGGTGGCCAcaactcatcggtcttgtttGCCCCATACAAGTAGAAGCACAGATCTAAGTGTGCTACTCCAACCTTTGCTGCAATCGTACTGAAGGTACGTTTGCATACTGCCACCTTTTTATTAGAAATGAGAAAGAATTGTAATATGtaaacaaatcaagcaaagtGTCGGGATTTCTTATGAAAAATAGTAGTACGAAACATAATTCTGCAGTATTGTGACTCTGTCTGACagttaatatttttcaatttgaaaTCAACATAGTAGAACAGTTACGAGCACTGTCACATATTTCTTCAACAATGAAATCAATGAtctttctttcatttattttgctTGCAAATTAAGCAGAACTAGTTATCTGCAGATAAGACTGAATCCACATTGAAGTAAGCACCCAAGAAGTCTCCCTTGTATTTGATCTTCACTATGGTCGGATGGATTGCAGCTACGAAAACTGAATCGCTCGAGAAGACTGTTGAGGATGTCCCTAAGTAGAAAATATTAAGAGCTCACCCAATGGTTAACAAGAAATACTTTTGCTTGTTATTGTTAGAAAAATTCCCCTTCCATAGCCACAGTAGCGTTCGTTCCTTCTATGTGCCAGTCGTTGAATCGCCGCGAAGGCAATAGTTGCCttgtttgattttggttttcttgTACAATTAGTTGGCTGATCAGATAATTGTAATGAAATTTAGTCTGCAGTTACATGGCTTTACGTTCTTCGAATTTCGACCCACTTGTATCTTCtttccaaattttaattttcaaagatAACTCTCAGTCAGGGAAACAGAAATCCCCTTTGGTACAGATTTGCATTGAAACTGTAGGTCTAAGTAGTCCATTATTCAGTTCGGTGGATGGTATATTTGGGACCTGTTCGAGCTTCTTTATTATGTctctccatttttttattttgagcaAGCGATATTCTATTCTAACCTACACggtccttcctttttttttttttttttttaatctggaGAAAAACTATAAAACAAAGACCCCTTGTGTTATATATTCCCCTTGAATGTGTTGATAGAAGTGGGAGGTTCTTCACCTAGCTTTCTTCTTGCTGCTCCCTTTCCTCTGGACCCGGTTTTGGACTTCAAGTCTTTGGCGGAGAGGATAGCCGAGGCACTCTGCCTTTCGAGCTTCTTTGTCGTCTTCACCGCACTCGCTTTCCCCTTCTCGCGGCCTCCCTGTGCTCTGGTCTACGGCTCATCAACTTCCTATCAAGTGGCCAATATGCGTATGGTTCAAGCATGTACTTCGTCTTCAAATCCCAGCAACCTCCGAACATTCAA is from Pyrus communis chromosome 10, drPyrComm1.1, whole genome shotgun sequence and encodes:
- the LOC137748640 gene encoding 3-oxoacyl-[acyl-carrier-protein] synthase II, chloroplastic-like; amino-acid sequence: MAASSVASPLCTWLVAACMSVTCDRDCSPRASMLSPSRRLPKCAGRRLPSKCSSFSGEFQKGLISAFSGSSIQGLMSSCLAFEPCDEYYSCRGLSSLGCSGLSSLFGSKYGASNRRQRCFNGAAYSGETMAVAVQPTEELTKQKKPLTRQRRVVVTGMSVVTPLGHDSDVFYNNLLEGVSGISEIEAFDCTQFPTRIGGEIKSFSTDGWVAPKFSRRMDKFMLYLLTAGKKALADAGITEEVMETLDKAKCGVLIGSAMGGMKIFNDAIEALRVSYKKMNPFCVPFATTNMGSAMLAMDLGWMGPNYSISTACATSNFCILNSANHIIRGEADLMLCGGSDSVMIPIGLGGFVACRALSQRNNDPTKASRPWDSNRDGFVMGEGAGALLLEELEHAKKRGATIYAEFLGGSFTCDAYHMTEPHPDGAGVILCIEKALEQSGVPREDVNYINAHATSTLAGDLKEYNALIHCFGQNPELRVNSTKSMIGHLLGASGAVEAVAAVQAIRTGWIHPNINLENPDEGMDTKLLVGPKKERLDVKVALSNSFGFGGHNSSVLFAPYK